ATAGACGCTGAGCTGACCACGGTGGTGGATGATGTGGCTCAGCACGAATCCCCTCAGACACACGAGCCGGGGCATGTCGACGGCAACGTGCCCACTCTCCGTGAGCTTCCAGTGCTGGAAGAGGTGCTCATCGGACTGGCCTTTCAGAAGCTCCTGGAAGGACTGCACGTTTCCGTCGAACTTGTCGAGGATCTCCTTCTTGTTGTCGGGCTCGACGCGCTTGCGGTCGAAGCTGGCCATGTCGAACGACTCGTCCTTGACTATCGTTTGCGCCCACCACGGGATCTCCGCAAGGTGCATCCCGAGACGGCCCATGGACATCGACCTCTGGTGAGGCTTCCAGGCGAGCTTGTCGTCCGGAAGGCGCTCCAACATCTTTCTAGTGCCTGCCGATTCGTGGGTGAACTCCATTACCATGGCTTCCGCTATGCTCATTTCCGCTCCTTCGATCGGTCGAGTGGAACGGAATTCTATCAGAAGATGAGAAGCCTCAGTCCTTTCCGAGAACGGGTGGACCGGGGATACCGACGTCCATCTTCAAGACGGCGGG
The DNA window shown above is from Vicinamibacteria bacterium and carries:
- a CDS encoding DinB family protein — protein: MSIAEAMVMEFTHESAGTRKMLERLPDDKLAWKPHQRSMSMGRLGMHLAEIPWWAQTIVKDESFDMASFDRKRVEPDNKKEILDKFDGNVQSFQELLKGQSDEHLFQHWKLTESGHVAVDMPRLVCLRGFVLSHIIHHRGQLSVYLRLNDVPLPALYGPSADENM